The Streptomyces puniciscabiei genomic interval GACACCATCTGGCGCGGCGAGACGTCCATGTAGTCCACGTCCTCGGGGCCGACGTAGTCGACCTCGCCGCCACGGCGGCGGACCAGCACGCGGGCCTCGGCGAACCGCATCTCGTCGTTCAGCGGCGCGTTGGCCTGCGCGATGACGAAGCGGTCCTCCTCGTCGGCGGTCAGGTAGTCGACCTCGTCGGTGACCTGGCCGTCGACGACCTTGCGGTACGGCGTCTCGATGAAACCGAACGCGTTGACGCGGCCGTAGGAGGCGAGCGAGCCGATCAGACCGATGTTCGGGCCTTCCGGCGTCTCGATCGGGCACATGCGGCCGTAGTGCGAGGGGTGCACGTCACGGACCTCGAAGCCGGCCCGCTCACGGGAGAGACCACCCGGGCCGAGGGCGTTCAGACGACGCTTGTGCGTCAGCCCCGACAGCGGGTTGTTCTGGTCCATGAACTGGGACAGCTGCGAGGTGCCGAAGAACTCCTTGATCGACGCCACGACCGGGCGGATGTTGATCAGGGTCTGCGGCGTGATCGCCTCGACGTCCTGCGTGGTCATGCGCTCGCGCACGACACGCTCCATACGGGCGAGACCCGTACGGACCTGGTTCTGGATCAGCTCACCGACGCTGCGGATTCGGCGGTTGCCGAAGTGGTCGATGTCGTCGGTCTCGACCATGATCGTGCGGCCGGACTCGGCCACCGTCTCGGTCTCGCCGGCGTGCAGCTTCACCAGGTACTTGATGGTGGCGATGATGTCGTCGGTGGTGAGCACGCCGGCGTCCAGCGGCTCGTCCGCACCGAGCTTCTTGTTGACCTTGTAGCGGCCGACCTTGGCGAGGTCGTAGCGCTTCGGGTTGAAGTGCAGGTTCTCCAGCAGCGTCTGCGCGGCCTCACGCGTGGGGGGCTCGCCCGGGCGCAGCTTGCGGTAGATGTCGAGCAGCGCGTCGTCCTGGCCCTGGGTGTGGTCCTTCTCCAGGGTGGCGCGCATGGACTCGTACTCGCCGAACTCCTCGAGGATCTGCTCGGTCGTCCAGCCGAGCGCCTTCAGCAGCACGGTGACCGACTGCTTGCGCTTGCGGTCGATGCGGACACCGACCATGTCGCGCTTGTCGATCTCCATCTCCAGCCAGGCGCCCCGGGACGGGATGATCTTGGCGGAGAAGATGTCCTTGTCGGACGTCTTGTCGATGGTGGAGTCGAAGTAGACACCGGGGGAACGGACCAGCTGGGACACCACGACACGCTCGGTGCCGTTGATGACGAAGGTGCCCTTGTTCGTCATGAGCGGGAAGTCGCCCATGAAGACAGTCTGGGACTTGATCTCACCGGTCTCGTTGTTGGTGAACTCCGCGGTGACGAAGAGCGGGGCGGCGTACGTGAAGTCGCGCTCCTTGCACTCGTCGATGGAGTTCTTCGGCGGCTCGAAGCGGTGGTCCCGGAACGTCAGGGACATCGACCCGGAGAAGTCCTCGATCGGGGAGATCTCCTCGAAGATCTCCTCCAGACCGGACTTGGTGGGGACGTCCTGACCGTTCTCCAGAGCCTCCTCGACCCGACTCTGCCAGGCGGTGTTGCCGAGCAGCCAGTCGAAGCTCTCGGTCTGCAGCGCGAGCAGGTTCGGAACCTCGAGAGGCTCCTTGATCTTTGCAAAGGAGATGCGCAGCGGGGCGGTGCTGGCGCCGTTGTTCATATTCGCGGTCGAGGCATTGCGCGAGGCGGCCAAGAGGGGGTCCTTCCGAGGGCTCGGACTCACTACGCGCGTGCCGGCCCCTCTCCCGTACACAGAGACAGAAACCCCAGGTCAAGGTGGCTTTTGTCGTCAGTGCTCGAGTGAGGGCAGACCCCTGGTGACGGGCAGGGGACAGCTAACAGGCAGCGCAAAGGGTCAGTGTAGCCACTTGGCACACTGATGTCCAGTGCGGGTTTGTCGAGACCCTCGCTGTGCTCACCACTCTTGTCAACGCCCTCGGCATGCTGCCCTCAACGCACGTTGATACTGCCCTCTTCGCCGTCGATCCATGCCTCGGATTCGGATCCTTGTGACGACGCGTCCTGAGAATTGCGCGCTGCGTGCGGTTCGTCAAGGGCTCCCTTGCGGGAACCGGGCATCCGGAGACACGACGAAGATCACCTTACCCCTCACGAACACAGGTGCAAGGCAGCCCACTCCGGACACCGGGGAACGCCGAAGGGCGACCACCCGGATGGATGATCGCCCTTCGGTGCGTTCGCGTTACAGCCCTAGGAGGCCATTTTCACGCCCGTAGCCCTAGGAGGCCGCTTGCGCGGTCGCGAAGGTCTTACTTGACCTCGACGGAGGCGCCGGCGCCCTTGAGGGCCTCGGCGGCCTTGTCGGCGGCTTCCTTGTTGACCTTCTCGAGGACCGGCTTCGGGGTGCCGTCGACGAGGTCCTTGGCCTCCTTCAGACCCAGCGAGGTCAGCTCACGCACGACCTTGATGACCTGGATCTTCTTGTCGCCGGCGCCGGTGAGGATGACGTCGAACTCGTCCTTCTCCTCGACGGCCTCGGCGGCCGGGGCACCCGGGGCGCCGGCGGCGGCCACGGCGACCGGGGCGGCAGCGGTGACGTCGAACTTCTCCTCGAAGGCCTTCACGAACTCGGAGAGCTCGATGAGGGTCATCTCCTCGAACTGCGCGAGCAGGTCTTCCTGGCTGAGCTTCGCCATGATGGGCGATCCTTCCACTCAAATCGGCAGGTGCCGGATGTACTGGATGTGGCGGGCGTACGTCGGCCCGCTGCGACCCGTGCCGTCGGCCCGGGTCAGAAAGCGAGCCGAATTACTCGGCACCGCCCTGCTCGGCCTGCTTGGCGCGAAGCGCGTCCACGGTGCGGACGAGCTTCGACGGGAGCGCCTGGAAGAGCGCGGCAGCCTGGGACTGCTTGCCCTTCATGGCACCCGCCAGCTTGCTGAGCAGAACCTCGCGGGACTCGAGGTCCGCAAGCTTCTTGATCTCGTCGGCGGAGAGGGCCTTGCCCTCCAGGACACCGCCCTTGATGACGAGATTGGGGTTGTCCTTGGCGAAGTCACGCAGACCCTTCGCCGACTCCACCGGGTCACCGGTGACGAAGGCGACGGCCGTCGGGCCAGCGAAGAGCTGGTCCTCCAGCGTGATCCCGGCCTCCTTGGCCGCAATCTTGGTCAGCGTGTTCTTCACCACGGCGTACTGGGCGTTCTCACCGAGCGACCGGCGCAGCGTCTTGAGCTGCGCCACGGTGAGACCGCGGTACTCGGTCAGCACGGCGGCGTTGGAGCTGCGGAACTTGTCCGTCAGCTCCGCAACCGCGGCAGCCTTGTCGGGCCTCGCCATAGAGCCTCGGCCTCCTTCCGGGTGATTCGGACCGCGCGGACCCGAAGGAGGACTGGGTAAAACGAAACGCCCCGGCGCAGGCGCACGGGGCGGACTCGACCGGTCGCACACACGCTCGGCGCGCGCACTCCGGGAGTTCTTCCACTGTCACCTGCGCGGGTCGCCCACTTTTCAGCGGATCCTTCGGCCACCGCACCCTCGTACGAGCGCACGGCAACGACCAGCGGTCTTTGGCTTCTGGAAGAGAGTACGGGACCCGGGCGCCGTCGAGCAAATCGGGCTCCACGGCGCCCGGGTCCCGTGGCGGAGTCAGGAGCTGATGCCGGTGCCGGCCCCGGGAACGCCGGTGGCCGAGCCGCTCGACGTGTTCCCCGAGCCGGGGGTGCCGAGGGACTTCAGCAGGTCCTTGAAGTCCTTGGTGTCACTGGCCGGCGGGGCCTCGGCGGAGACCGGCACGCCGTAGTCGCTGTAGTAGGCGGTGCTGTTCAGGGCGCCCCTGGCCGTGTCCGCCCGCTCGGTCTTCTTCACCGGCAGGTTCTGGTCGTTGATCCAGATGTCGACGGTTTCGGTGGTGACGCCCGCCTGGTCGAGCTGCTTCTTCAGGGCGGCCAGCTGGTCCGCGCCGAGGTTGCTGCTCCTGCCGGCGAAGTCGGCGACGTTCACCGTGCCCGAGTAGTGCGTCGTACGGACGCCGGAGACGGTCTCCTGGCCGACCTTCTTCACGTCGTGGGAGGCCAGCAGCAGCTTCACCGTCTGGGTCGGCGTGGCGTTCTGGAGCTGGTCCTTCATGTACGAACCGGAGGCGCCGCCGTACTGGGCGAGATCGGCGTACGCGTACCTGAGCCAGTGCTTGCCGCCCGCCTTCCGGGCGAAGGTGTCGCTCATGTGCGCGTAGTACGCGTCCGGCAGATAACGGGCCTGAGTCGTCGACGTGCCGGCCGCGCGCATCATCTCGGCCATCTGGCCGCCGGTGTATGTGAGGGTCATGTTGCCCTGGAGACCGTGGGCCCATGTGAGGGCGCCGGTCCCGGTCGCCGACATCACGTTGCCGAGGGACATCGTGGAGCGCACCTTGGCCGAGTCCGCCTTGTCGGTGGACTGCTCGGCGCTGCGCAGCACGGCGGCGATGGGGCTGACGTGGATCGTGCCGCCGCCGGCCGCCTTGTCCCCCTTGCCCGAGCCGGAGGAGGAGCCGCATGCCGCCACGGAGGTCAGCGCGGCGGCCACCGCCATGGAAAGGGTCACCCGGCGCACGGTCGTGCTCTTCATGTCTCGTCCCACCCCTGTTGCGAGTCGTTGTGCCCTGCACCGTAGCCCGGGCCACTGACAGCCGTACGGAAGCTCCTGCACAGCCGCGTACAAGAAAGCTCGTACGAAGAAAGGACGGGCCCCGCACCTCAAAGGTTGCAGGGCCCGCCCTCTCTCACGCGTACCTGACGCGGCTACCGGGGTGAGCGGACGGCTCAGACGGCGGCCGGGTCCTCCTCGACGAGGAGGTTGCGGGTGCGGTTCGGGTCGACCGGGATGCCGGGGCCCATCGTGGTGGTGATGGCGGCCTTCTTGAGGTAGCGACCCTTGGCGGCGGACGGCTTCAGACGGAGGATCTCCTCCAGCGCGGCGCCGTAGTTCTCCACCAGCTTGGCGTCGTCGAAGGACGCCTTGCCGATGATGAAGTGCAGGTTCGAGTGCTTGTCGACGCGGAACTCGATCTTGCCGCCCTTGATGTCGGTGACGGCCTTGGCGACGTCGGGGGTGACGGTGCCGGTCTTCGGGTTCGGCATCAGACCACGCGGGCCGAGGACGCGGCCCAGGCGGCCGACCTTGCCCATGAGGTCCGGGGTGGCGACGACGGCGTCGAAGTCCAGACGGCCCTTCGAAACCTCGTCGATCAGCTCGTCGGCACCGACGATGTCGGCGCCCGCGGCACGCGCGGCCTCGGCACGGTCGCCGGTCGCGAAGACCAGGACCCGGGCGGTCTTACCGGTGCCGTGCGGAAGGTTCACGGTGCCACGGACCATCTGGTCGGCCTTGCGCGGGTCGACACCCAGACGGAAGGCGACCTCGACGGTGGCGTCGAACTTGGTCGTGGAGGTCTCCTTGGCGAGACGGACGGCCTCGAGCGGGGCGTACAGCTTCTCCCGGTCGACCTTGGCGTCCGCAGCGCGGAGAGCCTTGCTGCGCTTGCTCACAACTTGCTCCTGTGTGTTCGTTGAGGAGTCGTGGTCCTCGGGCCGAGCAGGCCCTGCCACGTGCGACCGGCGACGGCCGCATGACTGCTAGGGGGTTGGGGTCAGCCCTCGACCGTGACGCCCATGGAACGCGCGGTACCGGCGATGATCTTCGCGGCGGCGTCCAGGTCGTTCGCGTTCAGGTCGGGCATCTTGGTCTGGGCGATCTCGCGGACCTGCGCCTCGGTGATCTTGGCGACCTTGGTCTTGTGCGGCTCGCCGGAGCCCTTCTCGATGCCCGCGGCCTTGAGGATCATCTTCGCGGCCGGCGGCGTCTTGGTGACGAAGGTGAAGGAGCGGTCCTCGTAGACCGTGATCTCCACCGGGATGACCCAACCGCGCTGCGACTCGGTCGCGGCGTTGTAGGCCTTGCAGAACTCCATGATGTTGACACCGTGCTGACCCAGCGCGGGGCCGACCGGCGGAGCCGGGTTGGCGGCACCGGCCTGGATCTGGAGCTTGATGAGCCCCGTGACCTTCTTCTTCTTGGGAGGCATGGCTCTCCGGGTCCTTTCATTCGGGTCCATGCCCGCGCAAGGTCGCGACCCTGACGCAGGCATACCGCACAACGATAACGGGTATAGATGCGCGGCCAAAAACCGAGCAGGTCAGACAGCCTGAGACGGCCCGTCTGACCTGCACGGAAGAGCGACGTCCAGAAATGGACTGGTTCTTCTGGATCAGTTCTTCTGGATCTGGTCGAAGGACAGCTCGACCGGCGTCTCGCGGCCGAAGATCTCCACCAGGCCCTTGACCTTCTTCGAGTCGGGGTTGATCTCGTTGATGGTCGCCTGCAGCGTGGCGAACGGGCCGTCGGTGACGGTGACCGAGTCGCCGACCTCGAAGTCCAGCACCTGGACCTCGACCTTGCGCTGCGGGGCGGGCTTGCCCTCCGCCTCGGCGGCCTCGCGGGCGGCCTTCTCCTCGGCCTCCGGAGCGAGCATCTTGACGATCTCGTCCAGGGTCAGCGGGTACGGGTCGTAGGCGTTGCCGACGAAGCCGGTGACACCCGGGGTGTTGCGGACGACACCCCAGGACTCGTTGGTCAGGTCCATGCGGACCAGGACGTAACCCGGCAGCTTGTTCTGCTTGATCGTCTTGCGGTCGCCGTTCTTGATCTGGACGACCTCCTCCTGCGGCACCTCGGCCTGGAAGATGTAGTCCTCGACGTTCAGCGAGACGGCGCGCTGCTCCAGGTTGGTCTTCACGCGGTTCTCGTAACCGGCGTAGGTGTGGATGACGTACCACTCGCCGGGCAGGGAACGCAGTTCCTCGCGCAGGGCCTGGACGGGGTCGACGGGCTCGGCCGGCTCCTCCTCGGCGGCCTCTTCGGCCTCTTCGGCCTCGGCGGCAGCCTCCTCGCCGGCTTCCTCGTCCTCTTCGTCCTCGACGTTCAGGGCAGCCTCTTCGGCCGGCCCCCCCGCCTCGGCCTCGGCAGCCTCGAACTCGTCCTGCTCGTCCGCGCCCTCGACGATGTCGAGCTCGTCGTCCACCATCTCGGCAGCGGTCGCGCGCGACTCGATGGCGTCGTCGTTCAGGTTCGGGTCAGACACGATGGCTGCTTCTTCCTGGATACATAGGGGTGGAACATGCGAAAACGGGCGCCGGTACCACGGCGCCCTTCGCTCTTGGCTCAGCCGAAGACGTACTTGGCCGCGTGGTTGAGCCCATAGTCAATCACGGTCACCAGCGCGATCATGATGGCGACGAAGAAGATCACCACGGTGGTGTACGACGTCAGCTGGTTGCGCGTCGGCCAGACGACCTTGCGGAGCTCCGCGATGATCTGGCGGTAGAAGGTGGCGAGGCGCTTCAGCGGGCCCTTCTTGGCACGCTTGCCGCCCTTGCGGGCCTTCTTCTTGGACTCGAGCGCCTCGTCCTGGGCATCAGGCGTGTCGATGGAGCCCACGGCGTCCGTCATTGTCCTCACCTGGTCCCGGGTCGTGGCCGTGCCGCGCCCGGTTTCTGAGCCGCACGGCGGTGCATTGCTGTACGTACATGCGCACACATCCTGGCGGTGTGTGTAGCAGGGCCGGAGGGACTTGAACCCCCAACCGCCGGTTTTGGAGACCGGTGCTCTACCAATTGAGCTACGACCCTTTGTGTGTCCCCCAACGTACCGCATCCGGCCGGGTGCGCGGTGTGCACCGGTTTCGGCGGCGGCTTCTGAAGGCCAACGAGGTGAGAGTGTACGTGGTCCACGGCCCGGCGTCGAACAGAAAGAGCCCGTCCGGGGCCACTTGACCAAAGATCGTCCTGGCCGGGGGCCGTATTCGGACCCGTGTTCACGCTTCGACCCCTGGTTGTTCAGTCCGTGAAACCCGTGTGCCGGGGACATTTCCGGTCTGGAACGATGGGCGCCATGAGCGCTGCAACCCCACCCACCGAGCGCCGGGTCTCCGCCCGAGTCGGCGCGATCTCCGAGTCCGCCACCCTCGCCGTGGACGCCAAGGCCAAGGCCCTGAAGGCCGCCGGGCGTCCGGTGATCGGCTTCGGCGCCGGCGAGCCCGACTTCCCGACCCCGGACTACATCGTCGAGGCGGCCGTAGAGGCCTGCAAGAACCCCAAGTACCACCGCTACACGCCGGCCGGCGGCCTGCCCGAGCTGAAGGCCGCGATCGCCGCGAAGACGCTGCGCGACTCCGGCTGGGAGCCCGACGTCTCGCAGATCCTGGTGACCAACGGCGGCAAGCAGGCCATCTACGAGGCGTTCGCCGCGATCCTCGACCCGGGCGACGAGGTCATCGTCCCGGCGCCGTACTGGACGACGTACCCCGAGTCGATCCGCCTCGCGGGCGGTGTCCCGGTGGAGGTCGTGGCCGACGAGACGACCGGCTACCGCGTGTCGGTCGAGCAGCTGGAGGCGGCGCGCACGGAGAAGACGAAGGTCGTGCTCTTCGTCTCCCCGTCCAACCCGACCGGAGCGGTGTACTCGGAGGCCGAGACCGAGGCGATCGGCCGCTGGGCCGTGGAGCACGGCCTGTGGGTGCTCACCGACGAGATCTACGAGCACCTGGTCTACGGCGACGCCGCCGCGGTGTCCCTGCCGGCGCTGCTGCCCGAGCTGCGCGACAAGTGCGTCGTCGTCAACGGTGTGGCGAAGACCTACGCCATGACCGGCTGGCGTGTGGGCTGGGTCATCGGCCCGAAGGACGTCGTCAAGGCCGCGACGAACCTGCAGTCGCACGCCACCTCGAACGTCTCCAACGTGGCCCAGGTGGCCGCCCTGGCCGCCGTCTCCGGTGACCTCGAGGCCGTGGCGAAGATGCGCGAGGCCTTCGACCGGCGCCGCAGGACCATCGTGCGGATGCTCAACGAGATCGACGGCGTGGTCTGCCCGGAGCCCGAGGGCGCCTTCTACGCCTACCCGTCGGTCAAGGCCCTGCTCGGCAAGGAGATCCGCGGCAAGCGCCCGCAGGACACCGTCGAGCTGGCCGCCCTGATCCTTGAGGAGGCCGAGGTCGCGGTCGTCCCGGGCGAGGCCTTCGGCACGTCGGGCTATCTGCGGCTGTCCTACGCCCTGGGCGACGAGGACCTCGTCGAGGGCGTGAGCCGCATCCAGAAGCTGCTGGCGGAGGCCAGGGACTGAGTGGTCCATTTTTGGACAGGGGCACCTCCGGACCTCGGAGGTGCCCCTGTTCGTTTGTGCGAGCAAGACCACGTACGGGGAAACGGCTACCGGTACGACAGGGGCGTACGGCAGGATCTGGGAATGGAGCGTGTACGTGATCTCTCTGAACTGCCGAAAGCCCATCTGCACCTGCACTTCACCGGTTCGATGCGGCCGGGAACCGTCCTGGAACTGGCCGACAAGTACGGCGTACGCCTGCCCGACGCCCTGACGGAGGCCCTGACCAGCGGTGAACCGCCGAAGCTGCGGGCCACCGACGAGCGGGGCTGGTTCCGCTTCCAGCGGCTGTACGACGCGGCGCGCTCCTGCCTGCGCCGGCCGGAGGACATCCAGCGCCTGGTCCGGGAGGCCGCCGAGGAGGACCTCAGGGACGGCTCGGGGTGGCTGGAGATCCAGGTGGACCCGACGTCGTACGCGCCCCGGCTCGGCGGGCTGATTCCCGCGCTGGAGATCATCCTGGACGCGGTGGAGACGACGTCCCGGGAGACCGGGCTCGGCATGCGCGTGCTGGTCGCCGCCAACCGCATGAAGCACCCCCTGGACGCCCGCACGCTGGCCCGCCTGGCGGTGCGGTACGCGGACCGGGGTGTGGTCGGTTTCGGGCTCTCCAACGACGAGCGGCGGGGCATGGCGCGGGATTTCGACCGGGCCTTCCACATCGCGCGCGAGGGCGGTCTGCTGTCGGCCCCGCACGGCGGCGAGCTGACCGGCCCGGCCTCGGTGCGCGACTGCCTGGACGACCTGCACGCCTCACGGATCGGGCACGGGGTGCGCGCGGCCGAGGACCCGCGGCTGCTGAAGCGGCTGGCCGACCGGGGCGTGACCTGCGAGGTGTGCCCGGCCTCGAACGTGGCGCTCGGCGTGTACGAGAAGCCCGAGGACGTCCCGCTGCGGACGTTCTTCGAGGCCGGCGTGCCCATGGCCCTCGGCGCCGACGACCCCCTGCTGTTCGGCTCCCGGCTGGCCGCCCAGTACGAGATCGCCCGGCAGGCCCACGGCTTCTCGGACGCCGAACTGGCCGAGCTGGCCCGGCAGTCGGTACGGGGATCGGCCGCCCCGGAGGACGTCAGGGCGCGGCTGCTGGCCGGCGTGGACGACTGGCTGGCGCGCCCGGCGGCCTGAAGTGGCGTAGGGCGGATATGCCTTGAAGCAGATCACCACCTCGATCGGATGCCCGCCGCCGGGCGGGTCGACCAGGGGGAAGATC includes:
- a CDS encoding pyridoxal phosphate-dependent aminotransferase; its protein translation is MSAATPPTERRVSARVGAISESATLAVDAKAKALKAAGRPVIGFGAGEPDFPTPDYIVEAAVEACKNPKYHRYTPAGGLPELKAAIAAKTLRDSGWEPDVSQILVTNGGKQAIYEAFAAILDPGDEVIVPAPYWTTYPESIRLAGGVPVEVVADETTGYRVSVEQLEAARTEKTKVVLFVSPSNPTGAVYSEAETEAIGRWAVEHGLWVLTDEIYEHLVYGDAAAVSLPALLPELRDKCVVVNGVAKTYAMTGWRVGWVIGPKDVVKAATNLQSHATSNVSNVAQVAALAAVSGDLEAVAKMREAFDRRRRTIVRMLNEIDGVVCPEPEGAFYAYPSVKALLGKEIRGKRPQDTVELAALILEEAEVAVVPGEAFGTSGYLRLSYALGDEDLVEGVSRIQKLLAEARD
- the rplK gene encoding 50S ribosomal protein L11, translated to MPPKKKKVTGLIKLQIQAGAANPAPPVGPALGQHGVNIMEFCKAYNAATESQRGWVIPVEITVYEDRSFTFVTKTPPAAKMILKAAGIEKGSGEPHKTKVAKITEAQVREIAQTKMPDLNANDLDAAAKIIAGTARSMGVTVEG
- the rplA gene encoding 50S ribosomal protein L1 → MSKRSKALRAADAKVDREKLYAPLEAVRLAKETSTTKFDATVEVAFRLGVDPRKADQMVRGTVNLPHGTGKTARVLVFATGDRAEAARAAGADIVGADELIDEVSKGRLDFDAVVATPDLMGKVGRLGRVLGPRGLMPNPKTGTVTPDVAKAVTDIKGGKIEFRVDKHSNLHFIIGKASFDDAKLVENYGAALEEILRLKPSAAKGRYLKKAAITTTMGPGIPVDPNRTRNLLVEEDPAAV
- the rplL gene encoding 50S ribosomal protein L7/L12; translated protein: MAKLSQEDLLAQFEEMTLIELSEFVKAFEEKFDVTAAAPVAVAAAGAPGAPAAEAVEEKDEFDVILTGAGDKKIQVIKVVRELTSLGLKEAKDLVDGTPKPVLEKVNKEAADKAAEALKGAGASVEVK
- the nusG gene encoding transcription termination/antitermination protein NusG encodes the protein MSDPNLNDDAIESRATAAEMVDDELDIVEGADEQDEFEAAEAEAGGPAEEAALNVEDEEDEEAGEEAAAEAEEAEEAAEEEPAEPVDPVQALREELRSLPGEWYVIHTYAGYENRVKTNLEQRAVSLNVEDYIFQAEVPQEEVVQIKNGDRKTIKQNKLPGYVLVRMDLTNESWGVVRNTPGVTGFVGNAYDPYPLTLDEIVKMLAPEAEEKAAREAAEAEGKPAPQRKVEVQVLDFEVGDSVTVTDGPFATLQATINEINPDSKKVKGLVEIFGRETPVELSFDQIQKN
- a CDS encoding adenosine deaminase translates to MERVRDLSELPKAHLHLHFTGSMRPGTVLELADKYGVRLPDALTEALTSGEPPKLRATDERGWFRFQRLYDAARSCLRRPEDIQRLVREAAEEDLRDGSGWLEIQVDPTSYAPRLGGLIPALEIILDAVETTSRETGLGMRVLVAANRMKHPLDARTLARLAVRYADRGVVGFGLSNDERRGMARDFDRAFHIAREGGLLSAPHGGELTGPASVRDCLDDLHASRIGHGVRAAEDPRLLKRLADRGVTCEVCPASNVALGVYEKPEDVPLRTFFEAGVPMALGADDPLLFGSRLAAQYEIARQAHGFSDAELAELARQSVRGSAAPEDVRARLLAGVDDWLARPAA
- the secE gene encoding preprotein translocase subunit SecE; protein product: MTDAVGSIDTPDAQDEALESKKKARKGGKRAKKGPLKRLATFYRQIIAELRKVVWPTRNQLTSYTTVVIFFVAIMIALVTVIDYGLNHAAKYVFG
- the rplJ gene encoding 50S ribosomal protein L10, which gives rise to MARPDKAAAVAELTDKFRSSNAAVLTEYRGLTVAQLKTLRRSLGENAQYAVVKNTLTKIAAKEAGITLEDQLFAGPTAVAFVTGDPVESAKGLRDFAKDNPNLVIKGGVLEGKALSADEIKKLADLESREVLLSKLAGAMKGKQSQAAALFQALPSKLVRTVDALRAKQAEQGGAE